Proteins from one Kineococcus mangrovi genomic window:
- the dnaN gene encoding DNA polymerase III subunit beta, with protein sequence MELQVERDVLADAVAWAARALPSRPPVPVLAGVLLEATDEGTLKLSTFDYEVSARAELPADVRTSGRVLVSGRLLADISRSLPARPVTLTTEGSKVVVTCGASRFTLLTMSVEEYPALPQLPDSSGVVPGGDFTEAVAQVTIAASRDETLPILTGVRMEIEGDRLTLLATDRYRLAVRELRWRPSTPDLSAVALVRARTLSDVARSLGSSADLTLALADGASDLIGFQAGGRYSTSLLVDGEYPKVRALFPAESPTHAVVSTAALTEAVKRVALVAERNTPVRLRFEDGVLSLEAGQGEDAQATEALEATLVGESIAIAFNPQFLLDGLGALGAPFARLSFTQATRPAVLTGQAEPDGDDDDSYRYLLMPVRLAG encoded by the coding sequence GTGGAGTTGCAGGTCGAGCGCGACGTGCTGGCCGACGCCGTCGCGTGGGCGGCCCGGGCTCTGCCCTCGCGCCCCCCGGTGCCCGTGCTGGCCGGTGTGCTCCTGGAGGCCACCGACGAGGGCACCCTGAAGCTCTCCACCTTCGACTACGAGGTCTCCGCACGAGCCGAGCTGCCGGCGGACGTCCGGACGAGCGGTCGGGTCCTGGTCTCGGGCCGTCTGCTGGCCGACATCTCCCGCAGCCTCCCGGCGCGTCCCGTGACGCTGACCACCGAGGGCTCCAAGGTCGTCGTCACGTGCGGGGCGAGCCGCTTCACGCTGCTGACGATGTCGGTCGAGGAGTACCCCGCGCTGCCGCAGCTGCCGGACTCCTCCGGCGTGGTGCCCGGGGGCGACTTCACCGAGGCCGTCGCCCAGGTCACCATCGCCGCCAGCCGCGACGAGACGCTGCCGATCCTCACCGGCGTCCGCATGGAGATCGAGGGCGACCGCCTGACGCTCCTGGCGACGGACCGGTACCGCCTGGCCGTCCGCGAGCTGCGCTGGCGCCCCAGCACGCCGGACCTGTCCGCCGTGGCGCTCGTCCGCGCCCGCACGCTGTCCGACGTCGCTCGCTCGCTCGGCTCCTCCGCGGACCTCACGCTCGCCCTGGCCGACGGCGCCAGCGACCTCATCGGCTTCCAGGCCGGCGGCCGGTACTCGACCTCGCTGCTCGTCGACGGCGAGTACCCCAAGGTCCGGGCCCTGTTCCCGGCGGAGTCGCCCACGCACGCCGTGGTCTCCACCGCCGCCCTGACGGAGGCCGTCAAGCGCGTGGCCCTCGTCGCCGAGCGCAACACGCCCGTGCGGTTGCGCTTCGAGGACGGCGTGCTGTCCTTGGAGGCGGGACAGGGCGAGGACGCGCAGGCGACGGAGGCCCTGGAGGCCACCCTCGTCGGCGAGTCCATCGCCATCGCCTTCAACCCGCAGTTCCTGCTGGACGGTCTCGGTGCGCTGGGCGCACCGTTCGCCCGGCTCTCGTTCACCCAGGCGACGCGTCCGGCGGTCCTGACCGGCCAGGCCGAACCCGACGGGGACGACGACGACAGCTACCGGTACCTGCTGATGCCGGTCCGCCTCGCCGGCTGA
- the rpmH gene encoding 50S ribosomal protein L34 — MSKRTFQPNNRRRAKVHGFRLRMRTRAGRAILSARRSKGRAQIAA, encoded by the coding sequence GTGAGCAAGCGCACCTTCCAGCCGAACAACCGTCGCCGCGCCAAGGTGCACGGTTTCCGTCTGCGCATGCGCACCCGCGCCGGCCGCGCGATCCTCTCCGCGCGCCGCAGCAAGGGCCGCGCGCAGATCGCCGCCTGA
- the recF gene encoding DNA replication/repair protein RecF (All proteins in this family for which functions are known are DNA-binding proteins that assist the filamentation of RecA onto DNA for the initiation of recombination or recombinational repair.): MHVAHLSLVDYRSYANLELDLRPGTTTFVGLNGQGKTNLVEAIGYVATLGSHRVSGDAPLVRQGASRAVVRAGLVRGGRRALVELEITPGKANRARLNRNPVRRSRDVLGVLRTVLFAPEDLALVKGDPTERRRYLDELLVTRWPRLAGVRADYDRVVRQRGALLKSAGAALRSGRTDPHTLDVWDEHLAASGAELLSARLALLGDLREPAAEAYRSVSRGQGDLELGYRSSLPLLAEGVATTPGGAVPTPAELREALLAATVEQRKAELDRGVCLVGPHRDDLVLTLAGMPAKGYASHGESWSVALGLRLASYRLLLEDDAHEDPGGPVLVLDDVFAELDAGRRERLSEVVADAEQVLVTAAVPEDVPAALRGDRADRVHVSTGVAVREDDGDRPS, encoded by the coding sequence GTGCACGTCGCGCACCTCTCGCTGGTCGACTACCGGTCGTACGCGAACCTCGAGCTCGACCTGCGGCCGGGGACGACGACCTTCGTCGGCCTCAACGGGCAGGGCAAGACCAACCTCGTCGAGGCGATCGGCTACGTGGCCACCCTCGGCAGCCACCGCGTCTCCGGGGACGCCCCGCTGGTCCGCCAGGGGGCCTCCCGGGCGGTGGTGCGGGCCGGGCTGGTCCGCGGCGGCCGGCGAGCCCTCGTGGAGCTGGAGATCACCCCGGGCAAGGCGAACCGGGCGCGGCTCAACCGCAACCCGGTCCGCCGGAGCCGGGACGTCCTCGGCGTCCTGCGGACCGTGCTGTTCGCCCCGGAGGACCTCGCGCTCGTCAAGGGCGACCCCACCGAGCGGCGGCGCTACCTCGACGAGCTGCTCGTCACGCGCTGGCCGCGCCTGGCCGGGGTGCGGGCGGACTACGACCGGGTCGTGCGCCAGCGCGGCGCCCTGCTGAAGTCGGCCGGGGCGGCGCTGCGCTCGGGGCGGACCGACCCGCACACCCTCGACGTGTGGGACGAGCACCTGGCGGCGTCCGGCGCCGAGCTCCTGTCGGCCCGGCTCGCGCTGCTGGGCGACCTGCGCGAGCCGGCCGCCGAGGCCTACCGGTCCGTGAGCCGGGGGCAGGGCGACCTGGAGCTGGGGTACCGGTCCTCCCTGCCCCTGCTGGCCGAGGGCGTCGCGACGACCCCCGGCGGCGCGGTCCCGACCCCGGCGGAGCTGCGCGAGGCGCTGCTCGCCGCGACGGTCGAGCAGCGCAAGGCCGAGCTCGACCGCGGGGTGTGCCTCGTCGGCCCGCACCGCGACGACCTCGTGCTGACCCTGGCCGGCATGCCCGCCAAGGGGTACGCCAGCCACGGGGAGAGCTGGTCGGTGGCCCTCGGGCTGCGGCTGGCCAGCTACCGGCTGCTGCTGGAGGACGACGCGCACGAGGACCCGGGCGGTCCCGTCCTCGTGCTCGACGACGTGTTCGCCGAGCTGGACGCGGGCCGGCGCGAACGCTTGTCCGAGGTCGTCGCCGACGCCGAGCAGGTGCTCGTGACGGCCGCGGTCCCCGAGGACGTCCCCGCCGCGCTGCGCGGGGACCGGGCCGACCGCGTCCACGTCAGCACCGGCGTCGCGGTGCGGGAGGACGACGGTGACCGACCCTCCTGA
- the rnpA gene encoding ribonuclease P protein component translates to MLTAEHRLRHRDDFTVAFRNGRRAGTRRLVLHWASTDRAHPTRVGFVVSKAVGGSVQRHRTQRRLRHLAAVRLGLLPAEGGLLVVRALPGAAEATSAELGVDVDRGLRRLGLVPGA, encoded by the coding sequence GTGCTGACCGCGGAGCACCGCCTTCGCCACCGGGACGACTTCACGGTCGCCTTCCGGAACGGTCGGCGTGCGGGCACGAGGCGCCTGGTCCTGCACTGGGCGTCGACCGACCGAGCCCACCCCACGCGGGTGGGCTTCGTCGTGTCCAAGGCCGTCGGCGGGTCGGTGCAGCGGCACCGCACCCAACGCCGGCTCCGCCACCTCGCCGCGGTGCGCCTGGGGTTGTTACCGGCCGAGGGCGGGCTGCTCGTGGTCCGCGCCCTGCCCGGCGCGGCCGAGGCCACCTCGGCCGAGCTCGGCGTCGACGTCGACCGCGGGCTGCGGCGGCTGGGGCTGGTCCCCGGTGCCTGA
- the yidC gene encoding membrane protein insertase YidC has translation MIEFFYDLLYPIQWVVAWIMVRFHDLFTAIGFDPAGGAAWSLSIVGLVVVIRILLIPLFVKQIKAMRGMQVIQPEMRKIQQKYKGKNDPASRQAMQQEMMALYRSSGTNPMASCLPILLQSPIFIALFHTLNGIAQEKPVGALNLELVQQADRATIFGAQLSDVFMRSWGSGNWNAIILTAVMIVLMSASQFVTQKQLMAKNTSSASMEGNPFAQQQKLMLYILPIIFAVSGVNFPIGVLLYWLTTNVWSMGQQFFVIRRMPNPGSLAEKELQERKARRAARRGLVLTKDGEPETATGAEHTTPAAPVRRQRQQPKRGNSRQQRRPGGSRSSQGPNR, from the coding sequence ATGATCGAGTTCTTCTACGACCTTCTCTATCCCATCCAGTGGGTGGTCGCGTGGATCATGGTGCGCTTCCACGACCTGTTCACCGCGATCGGGTTCGACCCGGCCGGCGGGGCCGCCTGGTCGCTGTCGATCGTCGGCCTCGTGGTCGTCATCCGCATCCTGCTCATCCCGCTCTTCGTCAAGCAGATCAAGGCGATGCGCGGGATGCAGGTCATCCAGCCCGAGATGCGGAAGATCCAGCAGAAGTACAAGGGCAAGAACGACCCCGCCTCCCGCCAGGCCATGCAACAGGAGATGATGGCCCTCTACCGGTCGTCGGGGACGAACCCGATGGCCAGCTGCCTGCCGATCCTCCTGCAGTCGCCGATCTTCATCGCGCTCTTCCACACCCTGAACGGCATCGCCCAGGAGAAGCCGGTCGGTGCGCTCAACCTCGAGCTCGTCCAGCAGGCCGACAGGGCGACGATCTTCGGTGCCCAGCTCTCCGACGTCTTCATGAGGTCCTGGGGCAGTGGCAACTGGAACGCCATCATCCTCACCGCGGTGATGATCGTCCTGATGTCCGCGTCGCAGTTCGTGACGCAGAAGCAGCTGATGGCGAAGAACACCTCGTCGGCGTCGATGGAGGGCAACCCCTTCGCACAGCAGCAGAAGCTGATGCTCTACATCCTGCCGATCATCTTCGCCGTCTCCGGCGTCAACTTCCCGATCGGTGTCCTCCTGTACTGGCTCACCACCAACGTGTGGTCGATGGGCCAGCAGTTCTTCGTCATCCGCCGCATGCCCAACCCGGGGTCGCTGGCGGAGAAGGAGCTGCAGGAGCGCAAGGCTCGCCGCGCAGCCCGGCGTGGTCTGGTCCTGACCAAGGACGGTGAGCCCGAGACGGCCACCGGAGCCGAGCACACCACGCCCGCCGCCCCCGTCCGGCGGCAGCGTCAGCAGCCCAAGCGGGGCAACAGCCGTCAGCAGCGCCGGCCCGGGGGCTCGCGGTCGAGCCAGGGCCCGAACCGCTGA
- a CDS encoding DUF721 domain-containing protein, with translation MTDPPEHGPAPVDPEDATPGAPEEPGEPDTTGADLARTALGRARAAAAAKGLRPGRAPAGGARPSGAEARRAEAFRRSGASARSGAWPDARDPQSLDSTLGRLVGERGWEQPVAVGGAFGRWDAVVGPELAGHCTPETLKDGTLVVRAESTAWATQVRLLTSHLVRRLDEELGHGVVTKVVVRGPQGPSWRKGGRSAPGGRGPRDTYG, from the coding sequence GTGACCGACCCTCCTGAGCACGGCCCCGCCCCGGTCGACCCCGAGGACGCCACGCCCGGGGCGCCGGAGGAGCCGGGCGAGCCCGACACCACGGGCGCCGACCTCGCGCGCACGGCGCTGGGCCGGGCCCGGGCGGCCGCGGCCGCCAAGGGGTTGCGGCCGGGGCGGGCGCCGGCGGGAGGGGCGCGGCCGTCCGGGGCCGAGGCCCGGCGCGCGGAGGCGTTCCGCCGCTCCGGCGCCTCCGCCCGCTCCGGGGCCTGGCCCGACGCCCGCGACCCGCAGAGCCTGGACTCCACGCTGGGCCGGCTCGTGGGCGAGCGCGGCTGGGAGCAGCCCGTCGCCGTCGGCGGCGCGTTCGGCCGCTGGGACGCCGTCGTGGGGCCCGAGCTCGCCGGGCACTGCACCCCCGAGACGCTCAAGGACGGCACCCTGGTGGTGCGGGCGGAGTCGACGGCCTGGGCCACCCAGGTCCGGCTCCTGACGAGCCACCTCGTGCGCCGGCTCGACGAGGAGCTCGGCCACGGGGTCGTGACCAAGGTCGTCGTGCGCGGGCCGCAGGGCCCGTCGTGGCGCAAGGGGGGCCGTTCGGCCCCCGGGGGCCGGGGCCCGCGCGACACCTACGGCTGA
- the gyrB gene encoding DNA topoisomerase (ATP-hydrolyzing) subunit B, with amino-acid sequence MPDQETPGPEDANPQDVNPEDAPSLADAVTPDGVPNPEYGADAITVLEGLEAVRKRPGMYIGSTGERGLHHLVYEIVDNSVDEALAGYCDTVDVTLLADGGVRVVDNGRGIPVDVMPGEGRPAVEVVLTVLHAGGKFGGGGYAVSGGLHGVGSSVVNALSTRLDVEVRRQGFAWRQSYENGVPLAPLEKGEETDATGTTITFWANDEIFETTDYSYDTLRTNFQQRAFLNKGLTLNLTDERAHPEDETAESEDDAPARSAGYRYDDGLIDYVKHLNALKKNDPLHETVISLEAEDKDKGIAVEIAMQWTTAYSEAVFTYANNINTSEGGTHEAGFRTALTNLVIDYARTAKPAILKENESLDGSDIREGLTAVISVKLSEPQFEGQTKTKLGNTLARTFVQAQVREHLGHWFQANPKEAWTIAKKAQSASIARQAARKAREASRKSLLERNSLPGKLKDCQSNNPAECEVFIVEGDSAGGSATRGRDPRTQAILPIRGKILNVEKARLDRALGNQEVQALITAFGTGIGEDFNPEKLRYHKIIIMADADVDGQHIRTLLLTLLFRYMSPLVEGGHVYLAQPPLYRIKWLGGMENHEFAFSDRERDALIEAGLAAGKKLPKEGKTQRYKGLGEMNWDELSETTMDRTHRTLLQVTLEDAAAADAVFSVLMGEDVDSRRTFIQRNARDVRFLDV; translated from the coding sequence GTGCCAGACCAAGAGACGCCCGGTCCCGAGGACGCGAACCCGCAGGACGTGAACCCCGAGGACGCACCCTCCCTGGCCGACGCGGTCACCCCCGACGGGGTCCCGAACCCCGAGTACGGCGCGGACGCGATCACCGTCCTGGAGGGTCTGGAGGCCGTCCGCAAGCGGCCCGGCATGTACATCGGGTCCACCGGTGAGCGCGGCCTGCACCACCTGGTCTACGAGATCGTCGACAACTCCGTCGACGAGGCGCTGGCCGGGTACTGCGACACCGTCGACGTCACGCTGCTGGCCGACGGCGGCGTGCGCGTCGTCGACAACGGCCGCGGCATCCCCGTCGACGTCATGCCCGGCGAGGGCCGGCCGGCCGTCGAGGTCGTCCTCACCGTCCTGCACGCCGGCGGCAAGTTCGGCGGCGGCGGGTACGCCGTCTCCGGCGGTCTGCACGGGGTCGGCAGCTCGGTCGTCAACGCGCTGTCCACCCGGCTCGACGTCGAGGTCCGGCGGCAGGGCTTCGCGTGGCGGCAGTCCTACGAGAACGGCGTGCCGCTCGCGCCGCTGGAGAAGGGCGAGGAGACCGACGCCACCGGGACGACCATCACGTTCTGGGCCAACGACGAGATCTTCGAGACGACCGACTACTCCTACGACACGCTGCGGACGAACTTCCAGCAGCGGGCCTTCCTCAACAAGGGCCTCACGCTGAACCTCACGGACGAGCGCGCCCACCCCGAGGACGAGACGGCCGAGAGCGAGGACGACGCCCCGGCGCGGTCGGCGGGCTACCGCTACGACGACGGGCTCATCGACTACGTCAAGCACCTCAACGCGCTGAAGAAGAACGACCCGCTGCACGAGACGGTGATCTCGCTGGAGGCGGAGGACAAGGACAAGGGCATCGCCGTCGAGATCGCGATGCAGTGGACGACGGCGTACTCCGAGGCCGTCTTCACCTACGCCAACAACATCAACACCTCCGAGGGCGGCACGCACGAGGCGGGGTTCCGCACGGCGCTGACGAACCTCGTCATCGACTACGCCCGCACCGCCAAGCCGGCCATCCTCAAGGAGAACGAGTCCCTCGACGGCTCCGACATCCGCGAGGGTCTGACGGCCGTCATCTCGGTGAAGCTGTCCGAGCCGCAGTTCGAGGGGCAGACGAAGACCAAGCTGGGCAACACCCTGGCCCGCACCTTCGTGCAGGCGCAGGTGCGCGAGCACCTCGGGCACTGGTTCCAGGCCAACCCCAAGGAGGCCTGGACGATCGCGAAGAAGGCTCAGTCGGCCTCGATCGCCCGGCAGGCCGCCCGCAAGGCGCGCGAGGCCAGCCGCAAGTCGCTGCTGGAGCGCAACTCCCTGCCCGGCAAGCTGAAGGACTGCCAGTCCAACAACCCGGCCGAGTGCGAGGTCTTCATCGTCGAGGGCGACTCGGCGGGCGGTTCGGCCACCCGCGGTCGCGACCCGCGCACCCAGGCGATCCTGCCGATCCGCGGCAAGATCCTCAACGTCGAGAAGGCCCGGCTGGACCGCGCCCTGGGCAACCAGGAGGTCCAGGCCCTCATCACGGCCTTCGGCACCGGCATCGGGGAGGACTTCAACCCCGAGAAGCTGCGGTACCACAAGATCATCATCATGGCCGACGCCGACGTCGACGGTCAGCACATCCGCACGTTGCTGCTGACGCTGCTGTTCCGCTACATGAGCCCCCTCGTCGAAGGCGGTCACGTCTACCTCGCCCAGCCGCCCCTGTACCGCATCAAGTGGCTGGGCGGCATGGAGAACCACGAGTTCGCCTTCTCCGACCGCGAGCGCGACGCCCTCATCGAGGCCGGCCTCGCGGCCGGCAAGAAGCTCCCCAAGGAGGGGAAGACCCAGCGCTACAAGGGGCTGGGGGAGATGAACTGGGACGAGCTGTCCGAGACCACGATGGACCGCACCCACCGCACGCTGCTCCAGGTGACCCTGGAGGACGCCGCGGCGGCCGACGCCGTCTTCTCGGTGCTCATGGGGGAGGACGTGGACTCCCGCCGCACCTTCATCCAGCGCAACGCCCGCGACGTGAGGTTCCTCGACGTGTGA
- the yidD gene encoding membrane protein insertion efficiency factor YidD, translating to MRWPALLLVLLVRAYQLLVSPVLGPTCRFYPSCSAYAVEALRTRGAVVGTWLTVRRLLRCHPWNPGGVDPVPPKGHSRVPAP from the coding sequence CTGCGCTGGCCGGCGCTGCTGCTGGTCCTGCTCGTCCGCGCCTACCAGCTGCTCGTCTCCCCCGTCCTGGGCCCGACGTGCCGCTTCTACCCCTCGTGCTCCGCGTACGCCGTCGAGGCGCTGCGGACGCGCGGTGCCGTCGTCGGGACCTGGTTGACCGTCCGGCGACTCCTCCGCTGCCACCCGTGGAACCCTGGTGGGGTGGACCCCGTTCCGCCGAAGGGGCACTCCCGGGTGCCAGCGCCCTGA
- the gnd gene encoding phosphogluconate dehydrogenase (NAD(+)-dependent, decarboxylating), whose product MHIGLVGLGKMGGNMRARLRDKGIEVTGYDPNPDVTDVPSLTALVEALPSPKVVWVMVPSGRITRDTVANLAPLLKDGDLVIDGGNSKWTDDEVNAKLLAERGTGYLDCGVSGGVWGRENGYGLMVGGAKGHVDLALPVFDALRPEGPREEGFVHAGGVGAGHYSKMVHNGVEYGLMHAYAEGYELLEAKGIITDVPAVFKAWTRGTVVRSWLLDLMVRALEEDPKLDNIRGYAQDSGEGRWTLEQAIENAVPMPVLAAALFARFSSRQEDSPSIKAVAALRNQFGGHAVTSAGPTSGSGSTKD is encoded by the coding sequence ATGCACATCGGTCTCGTCGGTCTCGGCAAGATGGGCGGCAACATGCGCGCCCGGCTGCGCGACAAGGGCATCGAGGTGACCGGGTACGACCCGAACCCCGACGTCACCGACGTCCCCAGCCTCACGGCCCTCGTCGAGGCGCTGCCCTCGCCCAAGGTCGTCTGGGTGATGGTGCCCTCGGGCAGGATCACCCGGGACACCGTCGCGAACCTCGCCCCGCTCCTGAAGGACGGCGACCTGGTCATCGACGGCGGCAACTCCAAGTGGACCGACGACGAGGTGAACGCCAAGCTCCTGGCCGAGCGCGGCACCGGCTACCTCGACTGCGGCGTCTCCGGCGGGGTGTGGGGCCGGGAGAACGGTTACGGCCTCATGGTGGGCGGGGCCAAGGGCCACGTGGACCTCGCGCTGCCCGTGTTCGACGCGCTGCGCCCGGAGGGCCCGCGCGAGGAGGGCTTCGTCCACGCCGGCGGGGTCGGTGCCGGCCACTACTCGAAGATGGTCCACAACGGCGTCGAGTACGGCCTCATGCACGCCTACGCCGAGGGGTACGAGCTCCTCGAGGCGAAGGGCATCATCACCGACGTCCCCGCCGTCTTCAAGGCGTGGACCCGCGGCACCGTCGTGCGCTCCTGGCTGCTGGACCTCATGGTCCGCGCCCTGGAGGAGGACCCCAAGCTCGACAACATCCGCGGCTACGCCCAGGACTCCGGCGAGGGCCGCTGGACCCTGGAGCAGGCCATCGAGAACGCCGTCCCGATGCCCGTGCTCGCCGCGGCGCTGTTCGCGCGCTTCTCCTCCCGCCAGGAGGACTCGCCCTCGATCAAGGCCGTCGCCGCGCTGCGCAACCAGTTCGGCGGCCACGCGGTGACGTCGGCCGGTCCGACCTCGGGTTCCGGGTCCACCAAGGACTGA
- the dnaA gene encoding chromosomal replication initiator protein DnaA produces the protein MQTDGGDFPSVWERAVAQLDDGGITPHQRAFVRLTRPLGLLDGTALLAVPNDLTKDVIEQKVREPLTRALSDAYGSAIRLAVTVDPSIGQVLAPERTGERSGDDGVPSVERERVAAATSLDSEAPPLLTQGERRGAGVEESPLDDSDPDLLFTGYKVDRGAGTGRQVPRNRSTTKVENARLNPKYIFESFVIGASNRFAHAAAVAVAEAPAKAYNPLFIYGESGLGKTHLLHAIGHYAQNLYPGVQVRYVNSEEFTNDFINSIRDDKAQAFQRRHRDVDVLLIDDIQFLSNKVQTQEEFFHTFNTLHNASKQVVITSDLPPKQLSGFEERMRSRFEWGLITDVQPPDLETRIAILRKKAIGERLEVPDDVNEYIASKISSNIRELEGALIRVTAFASLNRQPVDMSLAEIVLRDLIPNDETPEITAAAIMGQTASYFSVTLDDLCGTSRSRTLVTARQIAMYLCRELTELSLPKIGQHFGGRDHTTVMHAERKIKQQMAERRSTYNQVTELTNRIKKQAGA, from the coding sequence ATGCAGACCGACGGAGGGGACTTCCCCAGCGTCTGGGAACGTGCCGTCGCGCAGCTGGACGACGGGGGGATCACTCCCCACCAGCGGGCGTTCGTCCGGCTCACCCGTCCGCTCGGGCTCCTCGACGGGACCGCGCTGCTGGCGGTACCCAACGACCTCACCAAGGACGTCATCGAGCAGAAGGTCCGCGAACCGCTGACCCGTGCGTTGTCCGACGCCTACGGCTCGGCCATCCGCCTCGCGGTGACGGTGGACCCCTCCATCGGCCAGGTCCTCGCCCCCGAGCGCACGGGGGAGCGCTCCGGTGACGACGGCGTCCCCAGCGTCGAGCGCGAGCGGGTCGCCGCCGCGACCTCCCTGGACTCCGAGGCCCCGCCCCTGCTGACGCAGGGCGAGCGCCGCGGCGCCGGCGTGGAGGAGTCCCCGCTCGACGACTCCGACCCGGACCTGCTCTTCACCGGCTACAAGGTCGACCGGGGGGCGGGCACGGGCCGGCAGGTGCCGCGCAACCGGTCCACGACCAAGGTCGAGAACGCCCGGCTGAACCCGAAGTACATCTTCGAGTCGTTCGTCATCGGCGCCAGCAACCGCTTCGCCCACGCCGCCGCCGTGGCCGTGGCCGAGGCACCCGCCAAGGCCTACAACCCGCTGTTCATCTACGGCGAGTCCGGGCTGGGCAAGACGCACCTGCTGCACGCGATCGGGCACTACGCCCAGAACCTCTACCCGGGCGTGCAGGTGCGGTACGTGAACTCCGAGGAGTTCACCAACGACTTCATCAACTCGATCCGCGACGACAAGGCCCAGGCCTTCCAGCGCCGGCACCGCGACGTCGACGTCCTGCTCATCGACGACATCCAGTTCCTGTCGAACAAGGTCCAGACGCAGGAGGAGTTCTTCCACACCTTCAACACGCTGCACAACGCGAGCAAGCAGGTCGTGATCACCTCCGACCTGCCGCCCAAGCAGCTGTCGGGGTTCGAGGAGCGGATGCGCAGCCGCTTCGAGTGGGGTCTGATCACCGACGTCCAGCCGCCGGACCTCGAGACCCGCATCGCGATCCTGCGCAAGAAGGCCATCGGGGAGCGCCTCGAGGTGCCGGACGACGTCAACGAGTACATCGCCTCGAAGATCTCCTCGAACATCCGCGAGCTCGAGGGCGCGCTCATCCGCGTCACGGCCTTCGCCAGCCTCAACCGGCAGCCCGTCGACATGAGCCTGGCCGAGATCGTGCTGCGCGACCTCATCCCCAACGACGAGACGCCGGAGATCACGGCGGCCGCGATCATGGGGCAGACCGCGTCGTACTTCTCCGTGACCCTCGACGACCTGTGCGGGACGTCCCGCTCGCGCACGCTCGTCACGGCCCGGCAGATCGCCATGTACCTGTGCCGGGAGCTGACCGAGCTGTCGCTGCCGAAGATCGGTCAGCACTTCGGCGGCCGCGACCACACGACGGTCATGCACGCCGAGCGCAAGATCAAGCAGCAGATGGCCGAGCGGCGCAGCACCTACAACCAGGTCACGGAGCTGACGAACCGCATCAAGAAGCAGGCGGGCGCCTGA